A single Numenius arquata chromosome 15, bNumArq3.hap1.1, whole genome shotgun sequence DNA region contains:
- the MRPL43 gene encoding large ribosomal subunit protein mL43, whose translation MTGRGAPSRFLAAVLHNGVGRYVRQLQRLQLLFSPTAADSRGARQFVEEAALDFARQHPDVVLYVSPRAGPAPVLLAEYLNGTVREELIASKTSEEIKQLATKLAGQSGLDIIRIRKPFHTDNPSIQGQWHPLTNKPSALTVQGPCLQPQ comes from the exons ATGACGGGCCGCGGGGCGCCCAGCCGGTTCCTGGCTGCCGTCCTCCACAACGGCGTGGGCCGCTACGTGCGGCAGCTCCAGCGTCTCCAGCTGCTCTTCAGCCCCACCGCGGCCGACTCCCGCGGCGCCAG GCAGTTCGTGGAGGAGGCGGCGCTGGACtttgcccggcagcaccccgatgTCGTTCTCTATGTCAGCCCCCGCGCCGGGCCGGCCCCGGTGCTGCTGGCGGAGTACT tgaACGGGACGGTGCGGGAGGAACTCATCGCCAGCAAGACGAGCGAGGAGATCAAGCAGTTGGCCACCAAGCTGGCCGGCCAGTCCGGCCTGGACATCATTCGCATCCGCAAGCCTTTCCACACTGACAACCCCAGCATCCAGGGCCAGTGGCACCCTCTCACCAACAAACCCTCAGCCCTCACTGTCCAGGGCCCGTGCCTCCAGCCCCAATAA
- the LZTS2 gene encoding leucine zipper putative tumor suppressor 2 has translation MAIVQTLPVPLEAAAEGAAQLRAAPRSPPAAMGSVSSLLPGRPRHDRAGQPCDGGLPTASFRKQEGLLRATPRDPPSPEEPRVAVPSVTHAYANGGFCGDWLDAPSPTSPCSDSDEPRDDRALSGHLRGPPPKLVPVSGKLEENVEKTLIRPMAFKPVVPKLRSAQAAARPGLSESQVSLTHLLGAEKPGSLSCRASTLSDSGRNSLSSLPTYSTGCSQHPEAGTLPATPHGPPDPPGGCRPSNSDSGRSSSSKSTGSLSGRGRPSSESGSCGRSPLPGEEAMLVRELEDKLREREAELRLLRDSLDENEVAICQVYEEKQRRCEQELEGLRQRCAAQARQAAQAAQRGQQVLQLQVLQLQQEKKQLQEDLAQLLQERELLERRCASFQRERTEMAPRLEETKWEVCQKSGEISLLKQQLKEAQAELAQRGTELLGLRAQLREARAQLQAGERRAQGLQEAARLKALELEVCANELQRRKSEADLFRAKAGRLEQEVAGLREAARGRCPPPGDGFPPPGEGCPQPEEERGGAGLRRQLERLRAEVALERRRGQEQRDAFEQERGTWQGEKERVIRYQKQLQYSYIQMYRRNRRLEQRLQHLRLQGEDPPPEPCDPPGPDPPFEEITATEI, from the exons aTGGCCATCGTGCAGACGCTGCCGGTGCCCCTCGAGGCTGCTGCTGAGGGGGCTGCGCAGCTCCGTGCCGCCCCCCGCTCACCCCCCGCCGCCATGGGCAGCGTCAGCAGCCTCctgcccggccggccccgccACGACCGTGCCGGCCAGCCCTGCGACGGGGGACTCCCCACCGCCTCCTTCCGCAAGCAGGAGGGGCTGCTCCGGGccaccccccgggaccccccgtcCCCCGAGGAGCCCCGTGTGGCCGTGCCCAGTGTCACCCACGCCTATGCCAATGGGGGCTTCTGCGGCGACTGGCTCGACGCCCCCTCTCCCACCAGCCCCTGCAGCGACTCGGATGAGCCCCGTGATGACCGAGCCCTGAGCGGCCACCTGCGGGGGCCACCCCCCAAGCTCGTCCCAGTCTCTGGCAAGCTGGAGGAG AATGTGGAGAAGACCCTGATCCGCCCCATGGCCTTCAAGCCAGTGGTGCCCAAGCTCCGGAGCGCCCAGGCGGCTGCGCGCCCGGGGCTCTCGGAGAGCCAGGTGAGCCTCACCCACCTGCTGGGTGCCGAGAAGCCCGGTTCCCTGAGCTGCCGTGCCAGCACCCTCTCGGACTCGGGGCGCAActccctctccagcctgcccaccTACAGCACGGGCTGCAGCCAGCACCCCGAGGCGGGCACCCTGCCGGCCACCCCCCACGGTCCCCCCGACCCCCCGGGGGGCTGCCGACCCTCCAACTCGGACAGCGGGCGCTCATCCTCCAGCAAGAGCACGGGCTCGCTGAGCGGCCGGGGCCGGCCCTCCTCGGAAAGCGGCTCCTGCGGGCGCTCGCCCTTGCCCGGCGAGGAGGCCATGCTGGTGCGGGAGCTGGAGGACAAGCTGCGGGAGAGGGAGGCTGAGCTGCGGCTCCTGCGCGACAGCCTGGACGAGAACGAGGTGGCCATCTGCCAG gtgtaCGAGGAGAAGCAGCGGCGCTgcgagcaggagctggaggggctgcggCAGCGCTGTGCGGCCCAGGCGCGGCAGGCGGCCCAGGCGGCGCAGCGagggcagcaggtcctgcagctccaggtgctgcagctgcagcaggagaagaagcagctgcaggaggacttggcccagctgctgcaggagcgggagctgctggagcggcgCTGCGCCTCCTTCCAGCGCGAGCGTACCGAGATGGCACCCCGGCTGGAGGAGACCAAGTGGGAG GTGTGCCAGAAGTCGGGGGAGATCTCgctgctgaagcagcagctgaaggaggcGCAGGCAGAGCTGGCGCAGCGGGGCacggagctgctggggctgcgggCGCAGCTGCGGGAGGCGCGGGCCCAGCTGCAGGCGGGCGAGCGGCGGGcgcaggggctgcaggaggccGCCCGCCTGAAGGCGCTGGAGCTGGAGGTCTGCGCCAACGAACTGCAGCGCCGCAAGAGCGAGGCCGACCTCTTCCGCGCCAAAGCCGGccggctggagcaggaggtggcgGGGCTGCGGGAAGCCGCCCGCGGGCGCTGCCCCCCACCCGGCGATGGGTTCCCCCCACCCGGCGAGGGATGCCCCCAACCCGAGGAggagcggggcggcgcggggctgcgGCGGCAGCTGGAGCGGCTGCGGGCGGAGGTGGCCCTGGAACGGCGGCGCGGGCAGGAGCAGCGGGACGCCTTCGAGCAGGAGCGCGGCACGTGGCAGGGTGAGAAGGAGCGGGTCATCCGCTACCAGAAGCAGCTGCAGTACAGCTACATCCAGATGTACCGCCGCAACCGGCGGCTCGAGCAACGGCTCCAGCATCTCCGGCTCCAGGGCGAGGACCCCCCACCCGAACCCTGCGACCCCCCCGGCCCCGACCCACCCTTCGAGGAGATCACGGCCACTGAGATCTGA
- the TWNK gene encoding twinkle mtDNA helicase — MAVVPLRPCRTASRLLPLLCGGTRSKGASLSPGVPGRLTQRRYKKDVLPSPEGPVPSVSITEIRQYLRAQGIPFHDGYSCLHTPSLFTDGRENQPPPSATSVPYTLFIDKTTGSFLCTATLAEGTWQDFQANVELRHRGVPPASSGEPEEDTRRAREDARCIWDRSLPLWELLDEDETNETKAMFGLSLVTDATLKRFGVRYLRTAKSLVFPWFSPRDATLKGLKLLRVERKGDAVAYVEETLPRFDSYRSLFGLPLISRRDTELVLTGWELDALALHQATGVASLALPRGATCLPPALLPYLEQFKRITLWLGEDLRSWEAAKLFARKLSLKRCSLVRPGDLQPRPLEALNQGLNLTKILRAALPASHKSIVSFRQLREEVFGELVNTEQVAGIKWARFPELNKLLKGHRRGELTIFTGPTGSGKTTFISEYALDLCMQGVCTLWGSFEINNVRLAKIMLTQFATQRLEDQLELYDEWADRFEDLPLYFMTFHGQQNIKTVIDTMQHAVYMYDITHVVVDNLQFMMGHEHLSVDRLAAQDYIVGAFRKFATDNTCHITLVIHPRKEDDEKELQTASIFGSAKASQEADNVLILQDRKLVTGPGKRYLQVSKNRFDGDVGVFPLEFSKASLTFSSIGKSRVRLKKMKEEKAHLAKKAPEGGSGASKKP; from the exons ATGGCGGTGGTGCCCCTGCGGCCCTGCAGAACGGCCAGCCGCCTGTTACCGCTGCTCTGCGGGGGGACGAGGAGCAAGGGAGCCTCCCTGAGCCCCGGGGTGCCGGGCCGCCTCACCCAGCGGCGATACAAGAAGGATGTGCTGCCCTCCCCCGAGGGGCCCGTGCCCTCCGTCTCCATCACCGAGATCCGGCAGTACCTGCGAGCCCAGGGCATCCCCTTCCACGACGGCTACAGCTGTCTCCACACCCCCAGCCTCTTCACCGACGGCCGGGAGAACCAGCCGCCGCCCTCGGCCACCAGCGTCCCTTACACGCTTTTCATTGACAAGACCACGGGCAGCTTCCTGTGCACGGCCACCCTGGCCGAGGGCACCTGGCAGGACTTCCAGGCCAACGTGGAGCTGCGGCACCGCGGCGTTCCCCCTGCCAGCTccggggagccggaggaggacaCACGACGGGCTCGTGAGGATGCCCGCTGCATCTGGGACCGGTCACTGCcgctctgggagctgctggacgAGGATGAGACCAACGAGACTAAGGCCATGTTTGGTCTCTCCCTGGTGACGGATGCCACCCTGAAGCGCTTCGGGGTGCGTTACCTGAGGACTGCCAAGTCCCTTGTCTTCCCCTGGTTCAGCCCCCGTGATGCCACCCTGAAGGGCCTGAAGCTCCTGAGGGTGGAGAGGAAGGGGGATGCGGTAGCTTACGTGGAAGAGACTTTACCCCGCTTTGATTCCTATCGCAGTCTCTTTGGGCTGCCCCTGATCAGCCGCCGAGACACGGAACTGGTCTTAACTGGGTGGGAGCTGGATGCCTTGGCCCTGCACCAGGCTACAGGGGtggccagcctggccctgccGCGGGGGGccacctgcctgccccctgccctcctgccctacCTGGAGCAGTTCAAGCGCATCACGCTGTGGTTGGGTGAGGACCTGCGCTCCTGGGAAGCTGCCAAGCTCTTTGCCCGCAAGCTGAGCCTCAAGCGCTGCTCCCTGGTGCGCCCCggtgacctccagccccggccctTGGAGGCTCTGAACCAGGGCCTGAACCTTACCAAGATCCTGCGTGCCGCCCTGCCCGCCAGCCACAAATCCATCGTCTCCTTCCGGCAGCTGCGCGAGGAGGTGTTCGGGGAGCTGGTCAACACCGAGCAAGTGGCTGGCATCAAGTGGGCACGCTTCCCCGAGCTCAACAAACTCCTCAAAGGGCACCGCAGAGGGGAGCTCACCATCTTCACAG GCCCAACGGGCAGCGGGAAGACAACCTTTATCAGTGAGTACGCCCTGGACCTGTGCATGCAGGGGGTGTGCACCCTGTGGGGCAGCTTCGAGATCAACAACGTCCGCCTTGCAAAGATCATGCTGACGCAGTTTGCCACCCAGCGCCTGGAGGACCAGCTGGAGCTGTACGATGAGTGGGCCGACCGCTTTGAGGACCTCCCGCTCTACTTCATGACCTTCCACGGCCAGCAGAACATCAA GACGGTGATTGACACCATGCAGCACGCTGTCTACATGTATGACATCACCCACGTGGTCGTTGACAACCTCCAGTTCATGATGGGACACGAGCACCTCTCTGTGGACAG GCTCGCCGCCCAGGACTACATCGTTGGTGCCTTCCGCAAGTTTGCCACGGACAACACCTGCCACATCACACTGGTCATCCATCCCCGCAAGGAGGATGATGAGAAGGAGCTGCAGACGGCCTCCATCTTTGGCTCCGCCAAG gcCAGCCAGGAGGCCGACAACGTCCTCATCCTCCAGGACCGTAAGCTGGTGACAGGGCCGGGGAAGCGCTACCTGCAGGTGTCCAAGAACCGCTTCGATGGGGACGTGGGCGTCTTCCCTCTGGAGTTCAGCAAGGCCTCGCTCACCTTCTCGTCCATCGGCAAAAGCAGGGTCAGGCTGAAGAAGATGAAGGAGGAGAAAGCGCATTTAGCCAAGAAAGCTCCGGAGGGAGGCTCGGGAGCCTCCAAGAAGCCGTGA